A window of the Cicer arietinum cultivar CDC Frontier isolate Library 1 chromosome 6, Cicar.CDCFrontier_v2.0, whole genome shotgun sequence genome harbors these coding sequences:
- the LOC101493344 gene encoding uncharacterized protein At2g27730, mitochondrial: MTMATRVAARYASRRLFSSGTGKVLGEEEKAAENAYFKKAEQEKLEKLARKGPQPEAATGSGGSVTDAKPSGSTHAETSASKVSSDKYRNYAVVAGTVTILGALGWYIKGTAKKPEVQED, from the exons ATGACAATGGCAACACGAGTGGCAGCAAGATATGCATCTAGAAGGCTATTTAGCAGTGGCACTGGGAAAGTTCTCGGTGAAGAGGAAAAAGCTGCGGAAAATGCTTACTTCAAG AAAGCTGAGCAAGAGAAGTTGGAGAAGCTTGCTCGCAAG GGCCCTCAACCAGAAGCAGCTACAGGCTCAGGTGGTTCAGTAACTGATGCCAAACCAAGTGGCTCCACACATGCCGAAACATCAGCTAGCAAAGTTTCATCTGACAAATACCGGAATTATGCAGTTGTAGCTGGTACTGTAACAATTCTTGGGGCTTTAGGGTGGTACATTAAAGGCACTGCAAAGAAGCCAGAAGTGCAGGAGGATTGA
- the LOC101492575 gene encoding rho GTPase-activating protein 1 isoform X1, giving the protein MNEVLHSPTSTPHFSPPTTTYQEQQQPPSHSSSSSSSFSSLAVAINDSFSNVTDCDAEEITVTERKRTEQELSLLAILVTLLRKSLVACSSDGREFCAMEIGCPTNVRHVAHVTFDRFNGFLGLPLEFQHYVSTTPPSASATVFGVSTESMQLSYDKRGNVVPTILLLMQSHLYAQGGLQAEGIFRINADNSQEEYVRDQLNKGVVPEDIDVHCLAGLIKAWFRELPRGVMDSLSPEQVMQCQTEEDCAELTSQLPQTEASLLDWTINLMADVVQEEQLNKMNARNIAMVFAPNMTQIVDPLTAMMYAVQVMNFLATLVSRTLKARKGSSDVESSSSGIFYMQPFDKNVERSLLKSFQQQDVSTKNEVLINQ; this is encoded by the exons ATGAATGAAGTGTTACATTCTCCAACATCAACACCCCATTTTTCTCCACCAACCACCACCTACcaagaacaacaacaaccaccatcacactcttcttcttcgtcatcatctttttcttctttagCCGTTGCAATAAACGATAGTTTTTCTAACGTAACCGACTGTGACGCAGAGGAGATCACTGTCACAGAGAGGAAAAGAACAGAACAAGAGTTATCCCTTTTGGCCATTCTTGTGACCCTTTTAAGGAAATCCTTAGTTGCTTGTTCAAGTGATGGAAGAGAGTTTTGTGCCATGGAAATTGGTTGCCCCACTAACGTGCGCCATGTTGCGCATGTTACTTTTGATAGGTTTAATGGTTTTTTGGGTTTGCCTCTTGAGTTTCAACATTATGTTTCCACTACACCTCCTAGTGCTAG TGCAACTGTTTTTGGAGTTTCAACAGAATCCATGCAATTATCATATGACAAAAGAGGGAACGTTGTGCCAACAATTCTACTACTAATGCAAAGCCACTTGTATGCTCAAGGAGGGTTGCAG GCAGAGGGAATTTTCAGAATTAATGCAGACAATAGTCAAGAGGAATATGTTAGGGATCAATTAAATAAAGGAGTGGTTCCAGAAGATATTGATGTACATTGTTTGGCAGGATTGATTAAG GCTTGGTTTAGGGAGCTGCCAAGAGGTGTTATGGATTCGTTATCTCCAGAGCAGGTAATGCAATGTCAAACAGAAGAGGATTGTGCTGAATTGACAAGTCAGCTACCTCAAACTGAAGCTTCTCTTTTGGATTGGACTATCAATCTGATGGCTGATGTTGTACAAGAGGAACAACTGAATAAGATGAATGCACGCAACATTGCCATGGTTTTTGCACCAAACATGACTCAG ATAGTAGACCCTTTGACTGCAATGATGTATGCAGTTCAAGTGATGAACTTCTTGGCGACACTTGTATCAAGGACACTGAAGGCAAGGAAGGGTTCTTCTGATGTAGAATCATCATCATCTGGAATATTTTATATGCAGCCTTTTGACAAGAATGTGGAACGTAGTCTTTTGAAGTCCTTTCAACAACAAGATGTTTCAACAAAAAATGAAGTTCTGATCAATCAATGA
- the LOC101492575 gene encoding rho GTPase-activating protein 1 isoform X2, translating into MNEVLHSPTSTPHFSPPTTTYQEQQQPPSHSSSSSSSFSSLAVAINDSFSNVTDCDAEEITVTERKRTEQELSLLAILVTLLRKSLVACSSDGREFCAMEIGCPTNVRHVAHVTFDRFNGFLGLPLEFQHYVSTTPPSASATVFGVSTESMQLSYDKRGNVVPTILLLMQSHLYAQGGLQAEGIFRINADNSQEEYVRDQLNKGVVPEDIDVHCLAGLIKAWFRELPRGVMDSLSPEQVMQCQTEEDCAELTSQLPQTEASLLDWTINLMADVVQEEQLNKMNARNIAMVFAPNMTQ; encoded by the exons ATGAATGAAGTGTTACATTCTCCAACATCAACACCCCATTTTTCTCCACCAACCACCACCTACcaagaacaacaacaaccaccatcacactcttcttcttcgtcatcatctttttcttctttagCCGTTGCAATAAACGATAGTTTTTCTAACGTAACCGACTGTGACGCAGAGGAGATCACTGTCACAGAGAGGAAAAGAACAGAACAAGAGTTATCCCTTTTGGCCATTCTTGTGACCCTTTTAAGGAAATCCTTAGTTGCTTGTTCAAGTGATGGAAGAGAGTTTTGTGCCATGGAAATTGGTTGCCCCACTAACGTGCGCCATGTTGCGCATGTTACTTTTGATAGGTTTAATGGTTTTTTGGGTTTGCCTCTTGAGTTTCAACATTATGTTTCCACTACACCTCCTAGTGCTAG TGCAACTGTTTTTGGAGTTTCAACAGAATCCATGCAATTATCATATGACAAAAGAGGGAACGTTGTGCCAACAATTCTACTACTAATGCAAAGCCACTTGTATGCTCAAGGAGGGTTGCAG GCAGAGGGAATTTTCAGAATTAATGCAGACAATAGTCAAGAGGAATATGTTAGGGATCAATTAAATAAAGGAGTGGTTCCAGAAGATATTGATGTACATTGTTTGGCAGGATTGATTAAG GCTTGGTTTAGGGAGCTGCCAAGAGGTGTTATGGATTCGTTATCTCCAGAGCAGGTAATGCAATGTCAAACAGAAGAGGATTGTGCTGAATTGACAAGTCAGCTACCTCAAACTGAAGCTTCTCTTTTGGATTGGACTATCAATCTGATGGCTGATGTTGTACAAGAGGAACAACTGAATAAGATGAATGCACGCAACATTGCCATGGTTTTTGCACCAAACATGACTCAG TAA
- the LOC101496563 gene encoding protein transport protein SEC23 D isoform X1, whose protein sequence is MAVRATVSRFPIDTDAREGSGLLWGVTVTPFAASDENGQSPAYGSGGDLLPRCENCWAYFNTYCELEQWSWSCSLCGNLNGLSSDAIERYSRPQSCAEMMSSFVDLELPPQEESDEAALEACPVYVAAIDLSSSEEFLELTKSALLAALEALAPGSLFGLATFSHKLGLYDVQGPIPVVKNVFIPPEAEGTLTIELEDVMPLLQFLAPVDTCKDRIASALETLRPTTSWERTTAAGQGLEGVLLGGRGFGVAMEALCGYLGSEYGNTFALARIFAFLSGPPDYGAGQLDTRRYGEQYASQRKDPDRALLPEQTPFYKDLAAVAVQAGVCVDVFAVTNEYTDLASLKFLSIESGGSLFLYTSTEDSTLPQDMYRMLSRPYAFGCVLRLRTSTEFKPGNSYGHFFPDPQYENVQHVICCDSYATYAYDFVFENNIGFSRSKSDVPTLQIAFQYSVVVPPQELSNSGGVSTSRTKHHSLQRRLRIRTVQFGVAQNIHELYDSCDPEVVLSLLVHKVILASLEEGVREGRLLLQEWLVILAAQYNDAYKLVQYSNGNSIRSQLDVAFSQCPQLQSLPRLIFALLRNPLLRFHEEGVHPDYRIYLQCLFR, encoded by the exons ATGGCGGTGAGGGCCACAGTGTCACGGTTCCCGATTGACACCGACGCACGCGAAGGCTCCGGCCTCCTATGGGGAGTAACCGTCACACCCTTTGCCGCCTCCGACGAAAACGGTCAATCTCCGGCATACGGATCCGGCGGCGACCTCTTACCCCGTTGCGAGAATTGCTGGGCTTACTTCAACACTTACTGCGAACTTGAACAATGGTCGTGGTCTTGCTCCCTCTGTGGAAACCTCAACGGCCTCTCTTCAGACGCCATCGAACGCTATTCTCGTCCTCAATCTTGCGCTGAGATGATGTCTTCATTCGTAGATCTCGAATTGCCTCCGC AAGAAGAATCTGATGAAGCTGCATTGGAAGCTTGTCCTGTTTATGTTGCTGCCATTGACTTATCAT CTTCAGAGGAGTTTCTGGAGCTCACGAAAAGTGCATTGCTGGCAGCTTTGGAAG CTCTTGCTCCTGGTTCACTTTTTGGGCTTGCCACCTTCAGCCACAAACTAGGACTGTATGATGTTCAAGGTCCAATACCTGTTGTGAAAAATGTTTTCATCCCTCCTGAGGCAGAGGGAACCTTAACAATTGAGCTTGAAGATGTCATGCCTTTGTTACAGTTTCTGGCTCCC GTGGACACTTGTAAGGACCGTATTGCATCAGCACTTGAAACACTTAGACCAACAACTTCATGGGAGAGAACCACAGCAGCAGGTCAAGGACTGGAGGGTGTTCTGCTAGGTGGGCGTGGTTTTGGGGTGGCAATGGAAGCCCTCTGCGGTTACCTTGGATCTGAATATGGAAACACTTTTGCATTAG CTAGAATCTTTGCATTCTTGTCTGGTCCCCCTGATTATGGGGCTGGACAATTGGACACAAGACGATATGGTGAGCAATATGCAAGCCAAAGGAAGGATCCAGATCGCGCTTTACTCCCAGAGCAGACACCGTTTTATAAAGATTTg GCTGCTGTTGCTGTTCAAGCAGGTGTATGTGTTGACGTATTTGCTGTAACAAACGAGTACACTGATTTGGCGTCCCTAAAATTTCTGAGTATTGAAAGTGGGGGCtccttatttttatatacaagTACTGAGGATTCAACGTTGCCTCAGGACAT GTATCGAATGCTGAGTAGGCCATATGCTTTTGGTTGTGTCCTGCGATTAAGAACCTCAACTGAATTTAAACCTGGCAATTCT TATGGTCACTTCTTTCCAGATCCACAGTATGAAAATGTTCAACACGTCATATGCTGTGATTCTTATGCTACATATGCTTATGACTTTGTGTTTGAGAACAACATTGGATTTTCAAG aagtAAATCAGACGTTCCTACACTCCAGATTGCATTCCAATACTCAGTTGTAGTTCCTCCCCAGGAGCTTTCCAATTCAGGAGGGGTCTCTACAAGCAG AACCAAGCATCATTCCCTTCAACGCCGGCTAAGGATCCGAACAGTGCAGTTCGGTGTTGCTCAGAACATTCACGAACTTTATGACAGCTGTGATCCTGAAGTTGTTCTATCGTTGCTCGTGCACAAG GTTATACTTGCGTCTTTGGAGGAAGGAGTTCGGGAGGGTAGACTCTTGCTTCAAGAATGGCTAGTGATCCTTGCAGCACAGTACAATGATGCTTATAAACTTGTTCAGTATAGTAATGGAAATTCAATAAGATCTCAGCTTGATGTTGCCTTCTCTCAATGTCCTCAACTGCAGTCCCTACCGCGCCTAATCTTTGCTCTCCTTCGAAACCCTCTTCTTCGCTTTCATGAAGAAGGTGTTCATCCCGACTACCGCATCTATCTGCAATGCCTTTTTAGGTAA
- the LOC101496563 gene encoding protein transport protein SEC23 D isoform X2 codes for MAVRATVSRFPIDTDAREGSGLLWGVTVTPFAASDENGQSPAYGSGGDLLPRCENCWAYFNTYCELEQWSWSCSLCGNLNGLSSDAIERYSRPQSCAEMMSSFVDLELPPQEESDEAALEACPVYVAAIDLSSSEEFLELTKSALLAALEALAPGSLFGLATFSHKLGLYDVQGPIPVVKNVFIPPEAEGTLTIELEDVMPLLQFLAPVDTCKDRIASALETLRPTTSWERTTAAGQGLEGVLLGGRGFGVAMEALCGYLGSEYGNTFALARIFAFLSGPPDYGAGQLDTRRYGEQYASQRKDPDRALLPEQTPFYKDLAAVAVQAGVCVDVFAVTNEYTDLASLKFLSIESGGSLFLYTSTEDSTLPQDMYRMLSRPYAFGCVLRLRTSTEFKPGNSYGHFFPDPQYENVQHVICCDSYATYAYDFVFENNIGFSSKSDVPTLQIAFQYSVVVPPQELSNSGGVSTSRTKHHSLQRRLRIRTVQFGVAQNIHELYDSCDPEVVLSLLVHKVILASLEEGVREGRLLLQEWLVILAAQYNDAYKLVQYSNGNSIRSQLDVAFSQCPQLQSLPRLIFALLRNPLLRFHEEGVHPDYRIYLQCLFR; via the exons ATGGCGGTGAGGGCCACAGTGTCACGGTTCCCGATTGACACCGACGCACGCGAAGGCTCCGGCCTCCTATGGGGAGTAACCGTCACACCCTTTGCCGCCTCCGACGAAAACGGTCAATCTCCGGCATACGGATCCGGCGGCGACCTCTTACCCCGTTGCGAGAATTGCTGGGCTTACTTCAACACTTACTGCGAACTTGAACAATGGTCGTGGTCTTGCTCCCTCTGTGGAAACCTCAACGGCCTCTCTTCAGACGCCATCGAACGCTATTCTCGTCCTCAATCTTGCGCTGAGATGATGTCTTCATTCGTAGATCTCGAATTGCCTCCGC AAGAAGAATCTGATGAAGCTGCATTGGAAGCTTGTCCTGTTTATGTTGCTGCCATTGACTTATCAT CTTCAGAGGAGTTTCTGGAGCTCACGAAAAGTGCATTGCTGGCAGCTTTGGAAG CTCTTGCTCCTGGTTCACTTTTTGGGCTTGCCACCTTCAGCCACAAACTAGGACTGTATGATGTTCAAGGTCCAATACCTGTTGTGAAAAATGTTTTCATCCCTCCTGAGGCAGAGGGAACCTTAACAATTGAGCTTGAAGATGTCATGCCTTTGTTACAGTTTCTGGCTCCC GTGGACACTTGTAAGGACCGTATTGCATCAGCACTTGAAACACTTAGACCAACAACTTCATGGGAGAGAACCACAGCAGCAGGTCAAGGACTGGAGGGTGTTCTGCTAGGTGGGCGTGGTTTTGGGGTGGCAATGGAAGCCCTCTGCGGTTACCTTGGATCTGAATATGGAAACACTTTTGCATTAG CTAGAATCTTTGCATTCTTGTCTGGTCCCCCTGATTATGGGGCTGGACAATTGGACACAAGACGATATGGTGAGCAATATGCAAGCCAAAGGAAGGATCCAGATCGCGCTTTACTCCCAGAGCAGACACCGTTTTATAAAGATTTg GCTGCTGTTGCTGTTCAAGCAGGTGTATGTGTTGACGTATTTGCTGTAACAAACGAGTACACTGATTTGGCGTCCCTAAAATTTCTGAGTATTGAAAGTGGGGGCtccttatttttatatacaagTACTGAGGATTCAACGTTGCCTCAGGACAT GTATCGAATGCTGAGTAGGCCATATGCTTTTGGTTGTGTCCTGCGATTAAGAACCTCAACTGAATTTAAACCTGGCAATTCT TATGGTCACTTCTTTCCAGATCCACAGTATGAAAATGTTCAACACGTCATATGCTGTGATTCTTATGCTACATATGCTTATGACTTTGTGTTTGAGAACAACATTGGATTTTCAAG tAAATCAGACGTTCCTACACTCCAGATTGCATTCCAATACTCAGTTGTAGTTCCTCCCCAGGAGCTTTCCAATTCAGGAGGGGTCTCTACAAGCAG AACCAAGCATCATTCCCTTCAACGCCGGCTAAGGATCCGAACAGTGCAGTTCGGTGTTGCTCAGAACATTCACGAACTTTATGACAGCTGTGATCCTGAAGTTGTTCTATCGTTGCTCGTGCACAAG GTTATACTTGCGTCTTTGGAGGAAGGAGTTCGGGAGGGTAGACTCTTGCTTCAAGAATGGCTAGTGATCCTTGCAGCACAGTACAATGATGCTTATAAACTTGTTCAGTATAGTAATGGAAATTCAATAAGATCTCAGCTTGATGTTGCCTTCTCTCAATGTCCTCAACTGCAGTCCCTACCGCGCCTAATCTTTGCTCTCCTTCGAAACCCTCTTCTTCGCTTTCATGAAGAAGGTGTTCATCCCGACTACCGCATCTATCTGCAATGCCTTTTTAGGTAA
- the LOC101492238 gene encoding heterogeneous nuclear ribonucleoprotein Q-like has product MPRGKANSSSVGKPSEPEKPVESDEKVDLEEENDAEEEMEEEVEYEEIEEEEEVEEIEEEEVEEIEEDPEEVEEVEEEEEEEEEEEEEVEEVEEDNAVKNHGIDDVEKKKHAELLSLPPHMSEVYLGGIPLDASSEDLKDFCERIGEVVQVRIMKGKDSSENKGFAFVTFRNVELATKAIEELNNTEFKGKKIKCSTSQQKNRLFIGNIPRSWDEKVLRKVVTETGPGVTAVELVKDMKNINNNRGFAFIDYYNNACAEYSRQKMMNPTFKLEDNSPTVSWADPKNADTSASSQVKAVYVKNLPKNVTQEQLKKLFEHHGKITKVVLPPPKSGQEKNRIGFVHFAERSNAMKALKNTERYELDGQMLECSLAKPQADQKAGVSNIQKQGLLPSYPPHVGYGLVGGAYGALGAGYGAPGLAQPLMYGPGQTPAGMAMMPMLLADGRIGYVLQQGLQPQPQPQAQTPPSNTGSSSKGRHNNDSGSGQGRRYRPY; this is encoded by the exons ATGCCACGGGGAAAGGCAAATTCTTCATCAGTTGGTAAGCCGTCTGAGCCTGAAAAGCCAGTTGAATCTGATGAGAAGGTCGACCTTGAAGAGGAAAACGATGCTGAGGAAGAAATGGAAGAAGAGGTCGAAtatgaagaaatagaagaagAGGAGGAAGTGGAAGAAATAGAAGAGGAGGAAGTGGAAGAAATAGAAGAGGATCCGGAGGAGGTGGAGGAAgtagaagaggaagaagaagaagaggaggaggaggaaGAAGAGGTTGAAGAAGTGGAAGAAGATAATGCCGTGAAAAACCACGGCATTGATGatgttgaaaagaaaaaacatgCTGAACTTCTTTCTCTTCCTCCTCACATGTCTGAAGTCTACTTAGGGGGCATTCCTCTTGATGCCTCATCTGAAGATTTGAAAGATTTTTGTGAGCGTATTGGGGAAGTTGTACAG GTTCGAATAATGAAAGGAAAAGATTCTTCTGAGAATAAGGGCTTTGCTTTTGTGACTTTTAGAAATGTAGAACTGGCTACTAAAGCCATTGAGGAGCTGAATAATACCGAATTTAAG ggtaaaaaaataaaatgctcGACATCTCAGCAAAAAAATCGTCTTTTTATTGGCAATATTCCTAGAAGCTGGGACGAAAAAGTCCTGAGGAAGGTTGTGACTGAGACTGGACCTGGAGTTACCGCTGTTGAACTAGTCAAG GATATGAAGAACATTAACAATAACCGTGGCTTTGCATTTATCGACTATTATAATAATGCATGTGCTGAATATTCAAGGCAAAAGATGATGAACCCAACATTTAAGCTTGAAGACAACTCCCCAACAGTGAGCTGGGCTGACCCTAAAAATGCTGATACCTCTGCTTCATCTCAG GTGAAGGCAGTATACGTGAAGAACCTTCCTAAGAATGTTACTCAAGAGCAGTTGAAGAAGCTTTTTGAACACCATGGGAAGATCACAAAGGTGGTTCTTCCACCACCAAAGTCTGGTCAGGAAAAGAACAGAATCGGTTTTGTACATTTTGCAGAGAGATCAAATGCTATGAAAGCACTAAAAAACACTGAAAGATATGAATTAGATG GTCAAATGTTAGAGTGCTCTCTAGCAAAGCCACAGGCTGATCAGAAAGCTGGAGTATCAAATATACAGAAGCAAGGATTGCTTCCTAGTTATCCGCCACACGTTGGTTATGGTTTGGTTGGGGGTGCATATGGTGCACTTGGTGCAGGTTATGGTGCTCCTGGTCTTGCACAG ccTTTGATGTATGGACCGGGTCAAACTCCTGCTGGAATGGCCATGATGCCGATGCTTCTGGCTGATGGACGCATCGGATATGTCTT GCAACAAGGGTTGCAGCCACAGCCACAGCCACAGGCACAAACCCCACCTTC GAATACAGGCAGTTCAAGTAAAGGAAGGCATAACAATGATAGTGGAAGTGGTCAAGGGCGCAGATACCGCCCATATTAA